One Actinosynnema pretiosum DNA segment encodes these proteins:
- the nikE gene encoding nickel ABC transporter ATP-binding protein NikE, giving the protein MTAAAAPASAGPLLRVRDLRVRYARSRDEHPAVDGVDLDLDAGQTLGLAGESGCGKSTVAMSVLRLLPRTAEVTGRIELGGEDVTTMSWGRLRAVRWAEASVVFQGAMHAFNPVRRVGGQIAEPMRLHGVEGSAGVDAAVAELLDQVELPARAARAYPHELSGGQKQRAMIAMALACSPSLVIADEPTTALDVVVQAQVLGLLTRLVAERGIGLVVISHDLSVLAATCDRLAVMRRGKVVEQGPTRQVIAAPVHEHSRALAAAFPTVGDPAFRRVREHGEPGEPLLSARDLRVVFDGVAAVDGVDLDVRPGEIVALVGQSGSGKTTLARTLLGLQRPTSGHVEFDGAPLPRSTAGLRAFRRQAQLVLQDPTSALNPRHSVYEAVAEGLRIHRVDGDEAALVAAALEQAELRPPVAFTQALPHELSGGQRQRVVIAGALALGPRVLVADEPVASLDASVRGEILALLLRLRADLGLGALVITHDLGLAWTIADRVVVMLDGRFVEQGPVEEVLLRPRHEYTKALLEAVWPLDSRRRAGRGGPGTVGRTDA; this is encoded by the coding sequence ATGACCGCCGCCGCCGCTCCTGCCTCTGCCGGGCCGCTGCTGCGGGTGCGGGACCTGCGGGTGCGCTACGCCCGCTCCCGCGACGAGCACCCCGCCGTCGACGGCGTCGACCTCGACCTCGACGCCGGGCAGACCCTGGGCCTGGCGGGGGAGTCGGGCTGCGGCAAGTCCACCGTGGCCATGTCCGTGCTGCGCCTGCTGCCCCGCACCGCCGAGGTCACCGGGCGGATCGAGCTCGGCGGCGAGGACGTGACCACCATGTCCTGGGGCAGGCTGCGCGCGGTGCGCTGGGCCGAGGCGTCCGTGGTGTTCCAGGGCGCCATGCACGCCTTCAACCCGGTGCGGCGCGTCGGCGGCCAGATCGCCGAGCCCATGCGCCTGCACGGCGTCGAGGGCTCGGCGGGCGTGGACGCCGCCGTGGCCGAGCTGCTCGACCAGGTCGAGCTCCCCGCGCGCGCCGCCCGCGCCTACCCGCACGAGCTGTCCGGCGGCCAGAAGCAGCGCGCGATGATCGCCATGGCCCTGGCGTGCTCGCCGAGCCTGGTCATCGCCGACGAGCCGACCACCGCGCTCGACGTCGTCGTCCAGGCCCAGGTCCTCGGGCTGCTCACCCGGCTGGTCGCCGAGCGCGGCATCGGCCTGGTCGTGATCAGCCACGACCTGTCCGTGCTCGCCGCCACCTGCGACCGGCTCGCCGTGATGCGCCGCGGCAAGGTCGTCGAGCAGGGCCCCACCCGCCAGGTCATCGCCGCACCCGTCCACGAGCACTCGCGCGCGCTGGCCGCCGCGTTCCCCACCGTCGGCGACCCGGCGTTCCGGCGCGTGCGCGAGCACGGGGAGCCGGGGGAGCCGCTGCTGAGCGCCCGCGACCTGCGGGTGGTCTTCGACGGGGTGGCGGCCGTGGACGGGGTGGACCTGGACGTGCGGCCGGGGGAGATCGTCGCCCTGGTCGGCCAGTCCGGCTCCGGCAAGACCACCCTGGCCAGAACCCTCCTGGGCCTGCAACGCCCCACCTCGGGCCACGTCGAGTTCGACGGCGCCCCGCTGCCGCGCTCGACGGCCGGGCTGCGCGCGTTCCGGCGGCAGGCGCAGCTGGTGCTCCAGGACCCGACCAGCGCCCTGAACCCGAGGCACTCGGTGTACGAGGCGGTCGCGGAGGGCCTGCGCATCCACCGCGTCGACGGCGACGAGGCGGCGCTGGTCGCGGCGGCGCTGGAACAGGCCGAACTGCGGCCCCCGGTGGCGTTCACCCAGGCCCTGCCGCACGAGCTGTCCGGCGGGCAGCGGCAGCGGGTGGTGATCGCCGGCGCGCTGGCGCTGGGGCCGAGGGTGCTGGTGGCGGACGAGCCGGTGGCGTCGCTGGACGCGTCGGTGCGCGGGGAGATCCTCGCGCTGCTGCTGCGCCTGCGCGCGGACCTGGGCCTGGGCGCGCTGGTGATCACCCACGACCTGGGGCTGGCGTGGACCATCGCCGACCGGGTGGTGGTGATGCTGGACGGACGGTTCGTGGAGCAGGGACCGGTGGAGGAGGTGCTGCTGCGCCCGCGGCACGAGTACACGAAGGCGCTGCTGGAGGCGGTGTGGCCGCTGGACTCGCGGCGGCGGGCGGGGCGGGGAGGACCGGGCACGGTGGGCCGAACGGACGCCTAG
- a CDS encoding MerR family transcriptional regulator, producing the protein MTSVTDAPLLTIGDVAGLTGLSVHAVRFYEREGLFVSPVRRNAAGRRVFGWEDVGWLRACARLRGAGMPVPEIRRYAELVRAGEGTVRERLALLRAHEERMAAQVAELTSLLGVVRGKVALYEAHLEAGSAQALWVDSPDCSPPAPPSSPSSSSGGVGGRR; encoded by the coding sequence ATGACCTCGGTGACGGACGCACCCCTGCTGACCATCGGCGACGTGGCCGGGTTGACGGGGTTGAGCGTGCACGCGGTGCGCTTCTACGAGCGGGAGGGGTTGTTCGTGTCGCCCGTTCGGCGCAACGCGGCGGGGCGGAGGGTGTTCGGGTGGGAGGACGTGGGGTGGTTGCGGGCGTGCGCGCGGTTGCGCGGGGCGGGGATGCCGGTGCCGGAGATCCGGCGGTACGCGGAGCTGGTGCGCGCGGGTGAGGGGACGGTGCGGGAGCGGTTGGCGCTGCTGCGGGCGCACGAGGAGCGGATGGCGGCGCAGGTGGCGGAGCTGACGTCGTTGCTGGGGGTGGTGCGGGGGAAGGTGGCGCTGTACGAGGCGCACCTGGAGGCGGGGTCGGCGCAGGCGTTGTGGGTGGACAGCCCGGACTGCTCGCCGCCCGCGCCGCCGTCCTCGCCCTCGTCATCGTCCGGTGGTGTCGGGGGTCGGCGTTAG
- a CDS encoding ABC transporter permease has translation MSALVRRRRLAAAAATWRAFAAHRTGLAGLALLGVIAALALLAPLLTDAGGLDVTKATGAPYQPPSAEHWLGTDNSGRSVLLLTWWGTRVSLVVGLAAAVLSVLIGTVVGVTAAHFRRTEGLLMGATDFFLALPSLVLAIALSTVLPRGLATIVLAIGVTSWPSTARVVRAQTLAVEARPFVERARALGGGHAHVVGRHVLPAVLPLVLVNTTLAVAGAIISESTLSFLGLGDPTRVSWGSMLHAASSYGAVSQRAWWFILPPGLGVVAVVLAFTLCGRAMESVLIPRLGGHR, from the coding sequence GTGAGCGCCCTGGTCAGGCGCCGCCGCCTCGCCGCCGCCGCGGCCACCTGGCGCGCCTTCGCCGCCCACCGCACCGGACTGGCAGGCCTGGCGCTGCTGGGCGTCATCGCCGCGCTCGCCCTGCTCGCCCCCCTGCTCACCGACGCGGGCGGCCTGGACGTCACCAAGGCCACCGGCGCCCCCTACCAACCACCCAGCGCCGAGCACTGGCTGGGCACCGACAACAGCGGGCGCTCGGTGCTGCTGCTGACCTGGTGGGGCACCCGCGTGTCCCTGGTCGTGGGCCTGGCCGCCGCCGTGCTGTCCGTGCTCATCGGCACCGTCGTCGGCGTCACCGCCGCGCACTTCCGCCGCACCGAGGGCCTGCTCATGGGTGCCACCGACTTCTTCCTCGCCCTGCCCTCCCTGGTGCTGGCCATCGCCCTGTCCACCGTGCTGCCGCGCGGGCTGGCCACGATCGTGCTCGCCATCGGCGTCACCTCCTGGCCCTCCACCGCCCGCGTGGTGCGCGCCCAGACCCTCGCCGTCGAGGCCCGCCCGTTCGTCGAGCGCGCCAGGGCACTCGGGGGCGGGCACGCGCACGTGGTCGGGCGGCACGTGCTGCCCGCCGTGCTGCCGCTGGTGCTGGTCAACACCACCCTGGCGGTGGCCGGCGCGATCATCTCCGAGTCGACCCTGTCGTTCCTGGGCCTGGGTGACCCCACCCGCGTGTCGTGGGGGTCGATGCTGCACGCGGCCAGCAGCTACGGCGCGGTCTCCCAGCGGGCGTGGTGGTTCATCCTCCCGCCGGGGCTGGGGGTGGTGGCCGTGGTGCTGGCGTTCACCCTGTGCGGGCGCGCCATGGAGTCCGTGCTCATCCCCCGGCTGGGAGGCCACCGATGA
- a CDS encoding S66 peptidase family protein, with protein sequence MSGLLAPGDRVVVVSPSSASPAEDVDAGVALLRGWGLDAVAAPHAKDYHPGLRYLAGTDPDRAADLTAALVDPAVRGVLCARGGYGAQRMVDLVDWPSVAAAEPSVFVGSSDATALHERFSAFGLASWFGPMVATPAFLSDAVARENLRRALFEGVRSYSGVPVVGGRASGVAFGGNLSLLGPPPPEGAVVLVEEVGEEPYRVDRMLTALRRSGWFGGVAAVVLGSWDGCGDRSVVDEVLADRLGTLGVPVLGDAGFGHCPEQVTVPLGVRVEVDADAGVVTVLDPAGSGGPRPLLDVAS encoded by the coding sequence GTGAGCGGGTTGTTGGCGCCGGGTGACCGGGTGGTGGTGGTGTCGCCGTCGTCGGCTTCGCCCGCGGAGGACGTGGACGCGGGGGTGGCGCTGCTGCGGGGGTGGGGGTTGGACGCGGTGGCTGCGCCGCACGCGAAGGACTACCACCCTGGGTTGCGGTACCTGGCGGGGACTGATCCGGATCGGGCGGCGGACCTGACGGCGGCGCTGGTGGACCCGGCGGTGCGGGGGGTGCTGTGCGCGCGGGGCGGGTACGGCGCTCAGCGCATGGTGGACCTGGTGGACTGGCCGTCGGTGGCGGCGGCGGAGCCGTCGGTGTTCGTGGGGTCCAGTGACGCGACGGCGTTGCACGAGCGGTTCTCGGCGTTCGGGTTGGCGTCGTGGTTCGGGCCGATGGTGGCGACGCCGGCGTTCCTGTCGGACGCGGTGGCGCGGGAGAACCTGCGGCGGGCGCTGTTCGAGGGGGTGCGGTCGTACTCGGGTGTGCCTGTGGTGGGTGGTCGGGCCTCCGGGGTGGCGTTCGGGGGGAACCTGAGCCTGCTGGGTCCTCCCCCGCCGGAGGGCGCGGTGGTGCTGGTCGAGGAGGTCGGCGAGGAGCCGTACCGGGTGGACCGGATGCTGACGGCGCTGCGGCGGTCGGGGTGGTTCGGCGGGGTGGCGGCGGTGGTGCTGGGCTCGTGGGACGGGTGCGGTGACCGGTCGGTGGTGGACGAGGTGCTGGCGGACCGGTTGGGCACGTTGGGTGTGCCGGTGCTGGGGGACGCGGGGTTCGGGCACTGCCCGGAGCAGGTGACGGTGCCGCTGGGGGTGCGGGTGGAGGTGGACGCGGACGCCGGGGTGGTGACGGTCCTGGACCCCGCCGGCAGTGGTGGGCCGCGGCCGTTGTTGGATGTGGCGAGCTGA
- a CDS encoding SDR family oxidoreductase, whose product MAEDLLIAHADLFDLGGKRALVTGGTRGIGMMMARGLLRAGASVVVSSRDADACAAAQRALSAFGEVRAIPADLSRHEGCLRLAELVTAGSERLDVLVNNAGAMWREPLETFPDEAWDSVVDLNLKAPFWLVRALLPALRRAGTADDPARVVNVGSIAAIHVAASPNYSYAASKAGLHQLTRVLARELGPQHVAVNAVAPGPFPSRMMAATLDVAGEAIAAKAPLGRLGRDDDMAGVAVFLASRAAAYLTGAVIPVDGGIATTASGA is encoded by the coding sequence ATGGCTGAGGACCTGCTCATCGCGCACGCGGATTTGTTCGACCTGGGCGGCAAGCGCGCGCTCGTCACCGGCGGCACCAGGGGCATCGGGATGATGATGGCGCGTGGCCTGCTGCGGGCGGGTGCGAGCGTGGTCGTCAGCTCGCGGGACGCGGACGCGTGCGCGGCGGCGCAGCGGGCGCTGTCCGCGTTCGGGGAGGTGCGGGCGATCCCCGCCGACCTGTCCCGGCACGAGGGGTGCCTGCGCCTGGCCGAGCTGGTCACGGCGGGCTCGGAGCGCCTGGACGTGCTGGTCAACAACGCGGGGGCGATGTGGCGCGAGCCGCTGGAGACGTTCCCGGACGAGGCGTGGGACAGCGTGGTCGACCTGAACCTGAAGGCGCCGTTCTGGCTGGTGCGGGCGTTGCTGCCCGCGTTGCGCCGGGCCGGGACGGCCGACGATCCCGCGCGGGTGGTCAACGTCGGCAGCATCGCCGCCATCCACGTCGCCGCCTCGCCGAACTACTCGTACGCCGCCAGCAAGGCGGGGTTGCACCAGCTCACCAGGGTGCTGGCCAGGGAGCTGGGGCCGCAGCACGTGGCGGTGAACGCGGTGGCGCCCGGACCGTTCCCGTCGCGGATGATGGCGGCCACGCTCGACGTCGCGGGCGAGGCGATCGCCGCGAAGGCCCCGCTGGGACGGCTGGGTCGTGACGACGACATGGCGGGGGTCGCGGTGTTCCTGGCCAGTCGGGCCGCGGCGTACCTGACGGGCGCGGTGATCCCGGTCGACGGCGGCATCGCCACGACCGCGTCGGGCGCCTAG
- a CDS encoding phosphotransferase family protein, translating into MSTELPGLDLERLSIHLGSGPLTGELIPGGRSNLTYRVGDGRERWVLRRPPLGHVLATAHDMAREHRVISALAGTAVPVPEALLLCEDPEVIGAPFYLMREAPGQALRHREQCPWLTPEHATALSHRLVDVLVELHAVDPGEVGLGDFGRPEGFLARQVDRWGRQLEASRSRDVPGVDRLRRVLADTVPVSRRASVVHGDYRLDNVLVTEDPPGGVSAVLDWEMATLGDPLADLGLMCVYWGGLGLADDPITGTVLGLPGFASTGEMVARYAERSGADVSGLGWYTAFGCFKLAVIVEGIHYRYRGGQTVGAGFDRIGELTAPLVRRGLAEAGAGRPGRAGEQS; encoded by the coding sequence GTGAGCACCGAGTTGCCCGGCCTGGACCTGGAGCGCCTGTCGATCCACCTGGGCAGCGGCCCGCTGACCGGCGAGCTGATCCCCGGTGGCCGCTCGAACCTGACCTACCGGGTGGGCGACGGCCGCGAGCGGTGGGTGCTGCGGCGCCCGCCGCTGGGGCACGTGCTGGCCACCGCGCACGACATGGCGCGCGAGCACCGGGTGATCAGCGCGCTGGCGGGCACCGCCGTGCCGGTGCCCGAGGCGCTGCTGCTGTGCGAGGACCCCGAGGTGATCGGCGCGCCGTTCTACCTGATGCGCGAGGCTCCGGGGCAGGCGCTGCGCCACCGCGAGCAGTGCCCGTGGCTGACCCCCGAGCACGCCACCGCCCTGTCGCACCGGTTGGTGGACGTCCTGGTCGAGCTGCACGCCGTGGACCCCGGCGAGGTGGGGCTGGGCGACTTCGGGCGGCCGGAGGGGTTCCTGGCGCGGCAGGTGGACCGGTGGGGCAGGCAGCTGGAGGCCTCGCGCAGCCGGGACGTCCCCGGTGTGGACCGGTTGCGGCGGGTGCTGGCGGACACGGTGCCGGTGTCGCGGCGGGCGTCGGTGGTGCACGGGGACTACCGGCTGGACAACGTGCTGGTCACCGAGGACCCGCCGGGCGGGGTGAGCGCGGTGCTGGACTGGGAGATGGCCACCCTCGGCGACCCGCTGGCCGACCTGGGGCTGATGTGCGTGTACTGGGGCGGGCTGGGGCTGGCCGACGACCCGATCACCGGGACGGTGCTCGGGCTGCCGGGGTTCGCCTCCACCGGGGAGATGGTCGCCCGGTACGCCGAGCGCAGCGGCGCGGACGTGTCCGGGCTGGGCTGGTACACGGCGTTCGGGTGCTTCAAGCTCGCGGTGATCGTGGAGGGCATCCACTACCGGTACCGGGGCGGGCAGACGGTGGGGGCCGGGTTCGACCGGATCGGGGAGCTGACGGCACCGCTGGTGCGGCGGGGACTGGCCGAGGCGGGCGCCGGGCGCCCTGGGAGAGCGGGAGAGCAGAGCTGA
- a CDS encoding SDR family oxidoreductase, with translation MTSTWFITGTSSGFGLLLTRRLLDRGDRVAATLRRPEVLADLKAEHGDRLWVRALDVTDTEQVNEVVTAAFTELGHIDVVVNNAGYAVFASVEEATDDQIRQVIDTNLLGSIAVIRAALPHLRAQGRGRVLQISTAGGQAAFPNFGYYHAAKWGIEGFCQTTAAEIAPFGIDLTIVEPGAAPTGFGQALATAPVMPEYDAGPAGQVRRAITSGEIPLVNDPDKIAAALVDLVDSGHTPLRLPLGPDCYHEVRNALLARLAEHEAHRDTARATALDRYADLADRLTTHA, from the coding sequence ATGACCAGCACGTGGTTCATCACCGGCACCTCATCCGGCTTCGGCCTGCTGCTGACCCGGCGGCTCCTCGACCGCGGCGACCGCGTCGCCGCCACCCTGCGCCGCCCCGAGGTCCTGGCCGACCTGAAGGCCGAGCACGGCGACCGGCTGTGGGTGCGCGCCCTCGACGTCACCGACACCGAACAGGTGAACGAGGTCGTCACCGCCGCCTTCACCGAACTCGGCCACATCGACGTCGTCGTCAACAACGCCGGCTACGCCGTGTTCGCCTCCGTCGAGGAAGCCACCGACGACCAGATCCGCCAGGTCATCGACACCAACCTCCTCGGCTCCATCGCGGTCATCCGCGCCGCCCTGCCCCACCTGCGCGCCCAGGGCCGAGGCCGCGTCCTGCAGATCTCCACCGCGGGCGGCCAAGCCGCCTTCCCCAACTTCGGCTACTACCACGCCGCCAAGTGGGGCATCGAGGGCTTCTGCCAGACCACCGCCGCCGAGATCGCCCCCTTCGGCATCGACCTCACCATCGTCGAACCCGGCGCCGCCCCCACCGGCTTCGGCCAGGCCCTGGCCACCGCCCCCGTCATGCCCGAGTACGACGCGGGCCCCGCCGGACAGGTCCGCCGCGCCATCACCAGCGGCGAGATCCCCCTGGTCAACGACCCCGACAAGATCGCCGCCGCCCTCGTCGACCTCGTCGACAGCGGCCACACCCCGCTGCGCCTGCCCCTGGGCCCGGACTGCTACCACGAGGTCCGCAACGCCCTGCTCGCCCGCCTGGCCGAGCACGAGGCCCACCGCGACACCGCCCGAGCCACCGCCCTCGACCGGTACGCCGACCTCGCCGACCGGCTCACCACCCACGCCTGA
- a CDS encoding DUF2867 domain-containing protein, with protein MKLPDRAFTELPWRLHRYAADFHVEDVWRVRSGGAGPDDFPAVLAALLEATERSDDSGLLLTVRERLGAVLGWDRPEHGPGARVRPLSDRLPPDLAATAAGRMFGPFTGVYALPDEAVAELANKTVHGLVHLGWTPGDDGHELRMTVLVKTNGRLGSLYLRLIGPFRDHLVYPSLVRRWERVLRERVR; from the coding sequence ATGAAGCTCCCCGACCGCGCGTTCACCGAACTCCCGTGGCGGCTGCACCGGTACGCCGCCGACTTCCACGTCGAGGACGTGTGGCGCGTCCGCTCCGGCGGCGCGGGCCCCGACGACTTCCCGGCGGTGCTGGCCGCGCTGCTGGAGGCGACCGAGCGCTCCGACGACAGCGGCCTGCTGCTCACCGTCCGCGAGCGCCTGGGCGCCGTCCTCGGCTGGGACCGCCCCGAGCACGGCCCGGGCGCGCGCGTGCGCCCCCTGTCCGACCGCCTGCCCCCGGACCTGGCCGCGACCGCCGCCGGTCGGATGTTCGGCCCGTTCACCGGGGTCTACGCGCTGCCCGACGAGGCCGTGGCCGAACTGGCGAACAAGACCGTCCACGGCCTGGTCCACCTGGGCTGGACCCCCGGCGACGACGGCCACGAGCTGCGGATGACCGTCCTGGTCAAGACCAACGGCCGCCTGGGCTCGCTGTACCTGCGCCTGATCGGCCCGTTCCGCGACCACCTGGTGTACCCGTCGCTGGTGCGCCGCTGGGAGCGCGTGCTGCGCGAGCGCGTCCGCTAG
- a CDS encoding DUF2867 domain-containing protein translates to MGDKSTGAKLPDSAYTTMPWRIREVTDDFHVHDVWRISTPGAGPDDFPAMHAAMRGTGGVNQQKGLVKLLFAIRWKLGALLRLDNGPAGTSLATRLPAALTATTTPAHAQPPFTPLCELPTEAASEIVNRSVHAVMHLGWAPSTAGADHELRMTVLVKPNGRLGRAYLSLIGPLRHAVVYPALTRRWERAWRERSR, encoded by the coding sequence ATGGGGGACAAGAGCACCGGCGCGAAGCTGCCCGACAGCGCCTACACCACGATGCCGTGGCGCATCCGCGAGGTCACCGACGACTTCCACGTGCACGACGTCTGGCGCATCAGCACCCCCGGCGCGGGCCCCGACGACTTCCCCGCCATGCACGCCGCGATGCGCGGAACCGGCGGCGTCAACCAGCAAAAAGGCCTGGTCAAGCTGCTCTTCGCCATCCGCTGGAAGCTCGGCGCCCTGCTCCGCCTCGACAACGGACCAGCGGGCACCTCCCTGGCCACCCGCCTGCCCGCAGCCCTGACCGCGACCACCACCCCGGCCCACGCCCAACCCCCGTTCACCCCGCTCTGCGAACTCCCGACCGAGGCCGCCTCGGAGATCGTGAACCGGTCCGTGCACGCGGTCATGCACCTGGGCTGGGCGCCCTCGACGGCAGGCGCCGACCACGAACTGCGCATGACCGTCCTGGTCAAGCCCAACGGCCGCCTGGGCCGCGCCTACCTGTCCCTGATCGGCCCCCTCCGCCACGCGGTGGTCTACCCGGCCCTGACCCGCCGCTGGGAGCGCGCCTGGCGCGAGCGCTCCCGCTGA
- a CDS encoding acyl-CoA dehydrogenase family protein — MDFAHDATTEQLRRELLEFMEDFVLPAEPVLARQLAEADPWVKPKVIEELKAEARRRGLWNLFLPDREHGAGLTNLQYAPLAEITGRSPHLAPEALNCAAPDTGNMEVLAMFGSAAQQREWLRPLLDGRIRSAFCMTEPEVASSDATNIATRIRREGDEYVVDGRKWWSSGAMNPECAVFIVMGKTDPGAERHRQQSMILVPRGTPGVRVERGMRVFGYDDASHGGHAEVVFEGVRVPASNLIGGEGEGFAIAQARLGPGRVHHCMRLIGMAERALELMCRRALERVAFGRPLAEQGVVREWIAESRVRIEQARLLVLKTAWLMDTVGNKGAHTEIQAIKIAVPLMAEWVLDKAIQAHGAAGVSQDHPLAELWASARTLRLADGPDEVHRVSLAKRELKRYE, encoded by the coding sequence ATGGACTTCGCCCACGACGCCACCACCGAGCAGTTGCGGCGGGAGCTGCTGGAGTTCATGGAGGACTTCGTGCTGCCCGCGGAGCCGGTGCTGGCGCGGCAGCTGGCCGAGGCGGACCCGTGGGTCAAGCCGAAGGTGATCGAGGAGCTCAAGGCCGAGGCGCGGCGGCGGGGCCTGTGGAACCTGTTCCTGCCGGACCGGGAGCACGGGGCGGGGCTGACGAACCTGCAGTACGCGCCGCTGGCGGAGATCACCGGCCGCAGCCCGCACCTGGCGCCGGAGGCGCTCAACTGCGCGGCGCCGGACACCGGGAACATGGAGGTGCTGGCGATGTTCGGCAGCGCCGCGCAGCAGCGGGAGTGGCTGCGGCCACTGCTGGACGGGCGCATCCGGTCGGCGTTCTGCATGACCGAGCCGGAGGTGGCGTCCTCGGACGCGACGAACATCGCCACGCGCATCCGGCGCGAGGGCGACGAGTACGTGGTCGACGGGCGCAAGTGGTGGTCGTCGGGGGCGATGAACCCCGAGTGCGCGGTCTTCATCGTGATGGGCAAGACCGATCCGGGCGCGGAGCGGCACCGGCAGCAGTCGATGATCCTGGTGCCGCGTGGGACGCCGGGGGTGCGGGTGGAGCGCGGGATGCGGGTGTTCGGCTACGACGACGCCTCGCACGGCGGGCACGCCGAGGTGGTGTTCGAGGGCGTGCGGGTGCCCGCGTCGAACCTGATCGGCGGGGAGGGCGAGGGGTTCGCGATCGCCCAGGCCAGGCTGGGGCCGGGGCGGGTGCACCACTGCATGCGGTTGATCGGGATGGCCGAGCGGGCGCTGGAGCTGATGTGCAGGCGCGCGCTGGAGCGGGTGGCGTTCGGTCGGCCGCTGGCGGAGCAGGGCGTGGTGCGGGAGTGGATCGCGGAGTCGCGGGTGCGCATCGAGCAGGCGCGGCTGCTGGTGCTCAAGACGGCGTGGCTGATGGACACGGTGGGCAACAAGGGCGCGCACACGGAGATCCAGGCGATCAAGATCGCGGTGCCGCTGATGGCGGAGTGGGTGCTGGACAAGGCGATCCAGGCGCACGGGGCGGCCGGGGTGAGCCAGGACCACCCGCTGGCCGAGCTGTGGGCGTCGGCGCGCACGCTGCGGTTGGCGGACGGGCCGGACGAGGTGCACCGGGTGTCGTTGGCGAAGCGGGAGTTGAAGCGGTACGAGTGA
- a CDS encoding HAD family hydrolase: MGNARTREVDAVVLDWGGVMTVPVPAFVDSWLTAERIDRERYTTTLRAWMGRSAPPDTPVARLETGELPVAEFEALLAAELTTLDGTPVPAPGLLRRMFGQAHPDPAMVDLVRSARAAGLTTALLSNSWGEGYPEELLLELFDVVVVSGRIGLRKPDPAIFAHAVERVGAPASRCAFFDDMPGNVEGARAAGLLAHRHTSADETRRVLESLLGGAL; encoded by the coding sequence GTGGGCAACGCGAGGACGCGTGAGGTCGACGCCGTGGTGCTGGACTGGGGCGGGGTGATGACCGTGCCGGTCCCCGCGTTCGTGGACTCCTGGCTGACCGCCGAGCGCATCGACCGCGAGCGCTACACCACCACCCTGCGCGCCTGGATGGGCCGCTCCGCTCCCCCGGACACCCCGGTCGCCCGCCTGGAGACCGGGGAGCTGCCGGTGGCCGAGTTCGAGGCGCTGCTCGCCGCCGAGCTGACCACCCTGGACGGGACCCCCGTGCCCGCGCCCGGCCTGCTGCGCCGCATGTTCGGCCAGGCCCACCCCGACCCGGCGATGGTCGACCTGGTGCGGTCGGCGCGCGCGGCCGGGCTGACCACGGCGCTGCTGTCCAACAGCTGGGGCGAGGGCTACCCGGAGGAGCTGCTGCTGGAGCTGTTCGACGTGGTGGTGGTCAGCGGCCGGATCGGGTTGCGCAAGCCGGACCCGGCGATCTTCGCGCACGCCGTCGAGCGGGTGGGCGCGCCCGCGTCCCGGTGCGCGTTCTTCGACGACATGCCCGGCAACGTCGAGGGCGCCCGCGCCGCCGGTCTGCTCGCCCACCGCCACACGAGCGCGGACGAGACCCGCCGCGTGCTGGAGAGCCTGCTCGGAGGAGCGCTGTGA
- a CDS encoding helix-turn-helix transcriptional regulator, producing MAMIDLRTEIREFLGSRRARITPERAGLPVYGANRRVAGLRREEVALLAGVSVDYYVRMERGSLAGASDGVLDAVASALQLDEAEREHLFHLARQSRPSGVPRRARPAGAVRPALRRVLDAVADAPAWICNGRYDVLAANRLAAALFSPVLAGARRPANTARFVYLEPEAAEAFFVDHERVARDVAAKLRMEAGRDPHDEDLIALVGELSTRSALFRRRWASRDVRLHRSGRKRLRHPVVGALELDVESMELPADPGLLLSVYTAPAGTASADGLALLASWAAGRESGVRAFG from the coding sequence GTGGCGATGATCGACCTGCGCACCGAGATCAGGGAGTTCCTGGGGTCGCGCCGCGCGCGGATCACCCCCGAGCGGGCCGGGTTGCCCGTCTACGGCGCCAACCGCCGGGTTGCGGGGCTGCGCCGCGAGGAGGTGGCGCTGCTGGCCGGGGTGTCGGTGGACTACTACGTGCGCATGGAGCGCGGCAGCCTCGCGGGCGCCTCCGACGGGGTGCTCGACGCGGTGGCGTCCGCGCTGCAGCTGGACGAGGCCGAGCGCGAGCACCTGTTCCACCTCGCCCGGCAGTCCCGGCCCTCCGGCGTCCCGCGTCGGGCACGGCCCGCGGGGGCGGTGCGCCCGGCGCTGCGGCGGGTGCTCGACGCGGTCGCCGACGCGCCGGCCTGGATCTGCAACGGCCGCTACGACGTGCTGGCCGCGAACCGGCTGGCCGCCGCGCTGTTCTCGCCGGTGCTGGCCGGCGCGCGCCGTCCGGCGAACACCGCGCGGTTCGTGTACCTGGAGCCCGAGGCGGCGGAGGCGTTCTTCGTCGACCACGAGCGCGTCGCGCGCGACGTGGCGGCGAAGCTGCGCATGGAGGCCGGTCGCGACCCGCACGACGAGGACCTGATCGCCCTGGTCGGGGAGCTGTCCACGCGCAGCGCGCTGTTCCGGCGGCGGTGGGCCTCGCGGGACGTGCGGTTGCACCGGTCGGGGCGCAAGCGGCTGCGCCACCCGGTGGTGGGCGCGCTCGAGCTGGACGTGGAGTCGATGGAGCTGCCCGCCGATCCCGGTCTGCTGCTGAGCGTCTACACCGCTCCGGCGGGCACGGCGAGCGCGGACGGTCTGGCGCTGCTGGCGTCGTGGGCGGCCGGTCGGGAGAGCGGGGTGCGGGCGTTCGGCTGA